In one window of Arthrobacter pascens DNA:
- a CDS encoding glycoside hydrolase family 43 protein — protein sequence MAHNNSQQETALHPTYPSHDPIERSELRIRDPYIVEYEDRYLLFGTTDPSPWHGPGSGFDRYESDDLERWRGPFPAFRPGPGFWGETQFWAPEVHFYNGAWWMFATFADGAGRRGTQVLAASAPDGLFQPWSEGPVTPSGWMCLDGTLFQDPSGAPWLVFCHEWLQAGDGAIYAQRLSDDLRTSRGAPVLLFTASEAPWTRPFRNEETGYDDLAFITDGPFVIHDDAGLALLWSSGGEGGYSVGVARSSTGLITGPWAHEPQPLVGSDGGHAMLLTTRNSSFLVFHQPNELTFERLTIRLVAETNGIYRVPAADADYSN from the coding sequence ATGGCGCACAACAACTCACAACAGGAAACCGCTCTCCACCCCACGTACCCAAGCCACGACCCGATCGAACGGTCCGAGTTGCGCATCCGTGACCCGTACATCGTCGAGTACGAGGACCGCTACCTGCTCTTCGGGACCACGGATCCGAGCCCCTGGCACGGACCGGGTTCCGGGTTCGACCGTTACGAGAGCGATGACCTTGAGCGGTGGAGGGGACCCTTCCCTGCCTTTCGCCCGGGTCCCGGATTCTGGGGCGAAACCCAATTTTGGGCGCCCGAGGTGCATTTCTACAACGGTGCATGGTGGATGTTTGCGACGTTCGCCGACGGCGCGGGCCGCCGCGGCACCCAGGTGCTGGCGGCATCAGCCCCAGACGGTCTGTTCCAACCCTGGAGCGAGGGACCTGTCACTCCGAGTGGGTGGATGTGTCTTGATGGCACCCTGTTCCAGGACCCGTCCGGTGCGCCATGGCTGGTCTTCTGCCATGAATGGCTTCAGGCAGGGGATGGCGCGATTTATGCGCAGCGTCTCAGTGACGACTTGCGAACCTCGAGAGGGGCTCCGGTTCTCCTGTTCACTGCCTCCGAGGCGCCCTGGACACGACCCTTTCGCAATGAAGAAACGGGTTACGACGACCTCGCGTTCATCACCGATGGTCCCTTCGTGATTCACGATGACGCGGGGCTTGCACTCCTCTGGTCCAGCGGCGGCGAAGGAGGCTATTCAGTCGGCGTGGCCCGCAGCTCCACTGGTCTCATAACCGGACCATGGGCGCACGAACCGCAACCCCTCGTTGGGTCTGATGGCGGACACGCAATGCTGCTGACGACACGAAATAGTAGCTTTCTGGTGTTTCACCAGCCCAATGAACTTACCTTTGAAAGGCTTACCATCCGACTCGTGGCTGAAACCAACGGGATCTACCGGGTCCCGGCTGCAGATGCCGACTATTCCAACTGA
- a CDS encoding carbohydrate ABC transporter permease — protein sequence MENTTITAPPTAPTASRAERRVGARRVWRGPLSLVGDVILAIAVVLIFAPFAYTVLTSLRPPSDVINDPLGWPTSLTIDNITNAYSKMNYTQGLLSSTIVLAGALIFTIIVGSLAAYPLARITRSWTTGVYRLFIAGSTIPIFVLLAPLYLLLRDVGLLNSYAGIILAYTAINLPVAIFFYTSFFRQIPIELEEAAAIDGSGPVRTFFVVLFPLLRPVTATLATFLTLSVWNDLIIPLVFVQDPSLKTVMVNAYSLVGSHTSDPSVLFPAALLGVAPLLIVFAFLQRHVVSGLTMGAVKS from the coding sequence ATGGAGAACACAACGATCACGGCACCCCCGACAGCCCCGACGGCATCACGAGCGGAACGTCGAGTCGGCGCACGACGAGTGTGGCGCGGACCCTTATCGCTGGTCGGCGATGTGATCCTGGCCATCGCCGTCGTCCTGATCTTCGCCCCGTTCGCCTACACAGTCCTCACGTCGTTGCGCCCTCCGTCCGACGTGATCAACGATCCGCTTGGCTGGCCGACGAGCCTGACGATCGATAACATCACTAACGCCTATTCGAAGATGAACTACACCCAAGGGTTGCTCAGTTCGACCATCGTCCTGGCGGGCGCGTTGATCTTCACCATCATCGTCGGATCGCTTGCCGCGTACCCGCTTGCACGTATTACCCGATCGTGGACGACGGGGGTGTACCGCCTCTTCATTGCGGGATCGACGATTCCGATCTTTGTGTTACTTGCCCCGCTGTACCTCCTGCTTCGAGACGTTGGCCTTCTGAACAGCTACGCGGGAATCATTCTCGCCTACACCGCCATCAACCTTCCGGTCGCGATCTTCTTCTACACCTCGTTCTTCCGACAGATTCCGATCGAGCTTGAGGAGGCCGCCGCGATCGATGGATCAGGACCGGTGCGCACGTTCTTCGTTGTGCTGTTCCCCCTCCTCCGGCCCGTCACCGCGACCCTTGCCACGTTCCTGACTCTCAGTGTCTGGAATGACCTGATCATTCCACTGGTCTTCGTCCAGGATCCGTCGTTGAAAACGGTAATGGTCAATGCCTACTCCCTTGTTGGGAGTCACACCTCGGACCCGAGTGTGCTCTTCCCCGCCGCGCTGCTCGGCGTCGCGCCACTACTCATCGTGTTTGCCTTCTTGCAGCGGCACGTCGTCAGCGGACTCACGATGGGTGCCGTGAAGTCCTAA
- a CDS encoding carbohydrate ABC transporter permease, producing MIHRRPLVALAFMAPALAMYLAIIVYPLVQGLVLSVTNSKIGNAGDFVGAANYLAMAKDGNVMRALGVTVAYAVVVVIAQNAIGLGLARALFMRPRVRQLGSTLILVPTLMSAVMAAFVWNSLLAPDGAVNSLLKSLGLSTLTHVWLGDPSTALWAIALVNIWMFSGYSAAIFLAGYMNLPTELLDASSVDGAAGWRKFVSIEWPLLAPATTVTVTLSLLGSLKVFELPFVMTNGGPAGSTTTLTMLIFQKIFGGQGSFAYGATIAVLLLVVVVLFAGATQSLLRRREERI from the coding sequence ATGATCCACCGCAGACCGCTCGTAGCCCTCGCCTTCATGGCCCCGGCCCTGGCGATGTACCTCGCCATCATTGTGTACCCGCTGGTGCAAGGGCTCGTGTTGAGCGTCACGAACAGCAAGATCGGCAATGCCGGCGACTTCGTCGGAGCGGCGAACTACCTCGCCATGGCAAAGGACGGCAACGTCATGCGGGCATTGGGCGTCACGGTTGCCTATGCGGTCGTGGTGGTCATCGCACAGAACGCGATCGGTCTGGGCCTGGCCAGGGCTCTGTTCATGCGCCCGCGCGTCCGCCAACTGGGCAGCACGCTCATTCTCGTTCCCACTCTGATGTCGGCCGTGATGGCCGCGTTCGTCTGGAACTCGCTGCTCGCACCAGACGGGGCCGTCAACTCCCTCCTTAAATCGCTCGGTTTGAGCACGCTCACGCACGTATGGCTCGGCGATCCCTCAACGGCACTCTGGGCGATCGCGCTGGTCAACATCTGGATGTTTTCGGGCTATTCAGCTGCCATCTTTTTAGCCGGGTACATGAACCTCCCGACCGAACTCCTCGACGCATCGAGCGTGGATGGAGCAGCAGGCTGGCGCAAATTTGTCTCGATCGAGTGGCCGCTTCTCGCCCCGGCCACGACCGTAACCGTCACCTTGTCCCTGCTCGGTTCGCTCAAAGTTTTCGAACTCCCCTTCGTGATGACAAACGGTGGGCCAGCCGGTTCAACCACGACTCTGACCATGCTGATCTTCCAAAAGATCTTCGGAGGACAGGGAAGTTTCGCGTATGGCGCTACCATCGCCGTCCTCCTTCTGGTTGTCGTCGTGCTCTTTGCCGGAGCCACCCAATCCCTTCTTCGACGTCGCGAGGAGCGAATCTAA
- a CDS encoding ABC transporter substrate-binding protein translates to MNHSTRPDRSDVARSGSTGGRRGRLIVGAVVALSTLLMTGCASTGASGTDQKTVLKVYGWKGGDAEPANVKEINAAFEKANPDISLQYEFIPSAAYPQRVQSELLAGNTADVIMTDSAKVPDWGSSGYLEDLSSQPWVSGVRKEIKPFVENEGKTYAMPMEVIGISLFANNALLQKAGITSTPTTWPEFEAALQKAKDAGITPISLPNKGGWTGDAAINAIAASLVYKDHPAFDADFVQGKASFSSWKSSLQQLMDLQSKGFVDFKSELGVDEWSTGISDFQAGKSAFYVQGAWNQSTFTKAGLDSSFIPWPATSKADSNANLFVGTMFSVNAKSKVKSAAEKFVEFWSESKNASLYLEAENAVSPFTNGDTPSGPATKSFVAAVNEGRYRILPSNTWASAAGEKTLQEQVQALWLGQQSIDQTVNNLDEKLKPTK, encoded by the coding sequence ATGAATCACAGCACCCGACCTGATCGCAGTGATGTTGCTCGTTCAGGCAGCACTGGAGGCCGTCGCGGACGCCTGATCGTGGGAGCTGTGGTCGCCCTGTCCACGCTCCTGATGACGGGCTGCGCGTCGACCGGCGCAAGCGGAACCGACCAGAAGACCGTCCTGAAGGTGTACGGCTGGAAGGGCGGGGACGCCGAGCCCGCGAACGTGAAAGAGATCAACGCCGCCTTCGAGAAGGCGAATCCGGATATCTCGCTCCAGTACGAATTCATCCCGTCAGCTGCATATCCCCAGCGTGTGCAGTCGGAACTTCTCGCCGGCAACACCGCCGACGTCATCATGACCGACTCGGCCAAGGTTCCGGACTGGGGATCCTCGGGATACCTCGAGGATCTGTCTTCGCAGCCCTGGGTGAGCGGTGTGCGCAAGGAAATCAAGCCGTTCGTTGAGAACGAGGGTAAGACCTATGCGATGCCGATGGAGGTGATTGGCATTTCGCTTTTCGCCAACAACGCCCTGCTGCAGAAGGCAGGAATCACCTCGACGCCGACGACGTGGCCCGAGTTCGAGGCGGCCCTTCAGAAGGCGAAAGACGCCGGCATCACACCAATTTCTTTGCCCAACAAGGGCGGGTGGACCGGAGACGCAGCGATCAACGCCATTGCCGCCTCCCTCGTCTACAAAGACCACCCGGCATTCGACGCGGACTTCGTGCAAGGAAAGGCGTCTTTCTCTTCATGGAAGTCCTCGCTGCAGCAACTGATGGATCTGCAGTCGAAGGGGTTCGTTGACTTCAAGAGCGAGCTCGGCGTTGATGAGTGGAGCACCGGCATCTCGGACTTCCAGGCGGGCAAGAGCGCGTTCTATGTGCAGGGCGCGTGGAACCAGTCAACGTTCACGAAGGCCGGACTGGACAGCTCGTTCATCCCGTGGCCAGCCACCAGCAAGGCCGATTCGAACGCGAACCTGTTCGTCGGGACGATGTTCAGCGTCAATGCCAAGTCCAAGGTCAAGTCGGCGGCAGAGAAGTTTGTCGAGTTCTGGTCTGAGAGCAAGAACGCCTCGCTCTACCTGGAGGCCGAGAATGCGGTGTCGCCGTTCACCAACGGCGACACCCCGTCCGGACCGGCGACGAAGTCCTTCGTTGCGGCGGTGAACGAGGGAAGGTACCGCATCCTTCCGTCCAACACTTGGGCGTCTGCCGCGGGCGAGAAGACACTGCAGGAGCAGGTCCAGGCCCTCTGGCTGGGTCAGCAGAGCATCGATCAGACGGTCAATAACCTCGACGAGAAGCTCAAGCCCACGAAGTAG
- a CDS encoding LacI family DNA-binding transcriptional regulator produces MGRQVTLEDVAAEAHVSKSSVSNVIRNHPNVRESMRQRVNAAIDKLGYRPQAIGQNLVSGRTGLVSLAIPNFAQPYFAELARAAVAAADEAGMRLIVQQTDNLLEREREAADSWNLGSADGLIFSPSVIEDKEIEVRRGRAPLVLLGERSKLSSVDRVGIDSVAISHTATKHLLDQGRSRLVMLGDKTFGDPFVVSEREAGFHLALEEAGLREAGPVTAVRDWTREDGARSIEELLDAGVEFDGVFCANDLLALGAMSALRRRRLKVPEDVAVIGIDDIEDGRFASPTLSTMFIDKEWMAREAIRLLAKQLADPDSIPEQLSVPFHLVARESTTSPR; encoded by the coding sequence ATGGGTCGGCAAGTAACATTAGAGGACGTCGCCGCCGAGGCGCACGTCTCCAAGAGCAGCGTTTCGAACGTGATCCGAAACCATCCGAACGTTCGGGAGTCGATGCGCCAGCGTGTCAACGCGGCCATCGACAAACTCGGCTACCGGCCGCAGGCCATTGGTCAGAATCTCGTCTCAGGGCGGACAGGGCTCGTGAGTCTTGCGATCCCCAATTTTGCACAGCCCTACTTCGCCGAGTTGGCGCGGGCCGCGGTTGCCGCAGCCGACGAGGCCGGGATGCGCCTGATCGTTCAGCAGACCGACAATCTCTTGGAGCGTGAACGTGAAGCTGCGGACTCGTGGAATCTGGGCTCCGCAGATGGTCTCATCTTCAGCCCGTCCGTCATCGAGGACAAAGAGATCGAGGTGAGGCGCGGTCGCGCCCCGCTCGTGCTGTTGGGCGAGCGATCGAAGTTGTCCTCCGTTGATCGCGTCGGTATTGACTCTGTGGCGATCTCACACACTGCCACCAAGCACCTGTTGGATCAGGGCCGGTCGCGACTGGTGATGCTAGGCGACAAGACGTTCGGTGACCCGTTCGTGGTATCGGAGCGTGAGGCCGGTTTCCACCTGGCGTTGGAGGAGGCCGGCCTGCGCGAAGCCGGGCCCGTCACGGCCGTTCGGGATTGGACCCGCGAAGACGGAGCCCGCTCGATCGAAGAGCTCCTCGACGCGGGCGTCGAGTTTGACGGGGTTTTCTGCGCAAACGACCTGCTCGCACTGGGGGCGATGTCGGCGCTTCGGCGACGCAGGCTGAAGGTCCCGGAGGACGTCGCAGTGATCGGAATCGACGATATCGAGGATGGCCGGTTTGCTTCACCGACGCTTTCCACGATGTTCATCGACAAAGAGTGGATGGCGCGTGAGGCGATCCGGCTGCTCGCCAAGCAACTCGCCGATCCAGACTCGATCCCCGAACAACTCAGCGTTCCATTCCACCTCGTCGCGCGCGAATCAACCACCTCGCCGCGCTGA
- a CDS encoding carbohydrate binding domain-containing protein: MGVAGEQVAIGVKNHGAAETFTQSTDSTWALTTVPFTTGPSNTTATVYCYKNAGTGPGFCDNFSIVKLTNPANRVVNGDFETGSRTPWGLSSTVPVSVTASAAHSGSFGLLTGAANSGVQQTISGLQPGTTYVLTGWLRAASAEQIALGVKSFGAAESFHALAGATYGPAAVVFTTGTASTQATVYCYKGAGSAAGACDDLAVTAVG; the protein is encoded by the coding sequence GTGGGTGTCGCCGGCGAGCAGGTCGCGATCGGGGTCAAGAACCACGGCGCGGCGGAGACCTTCACTCAGTCGACCGACTCGACGTGGGCACTCACTACCGTTCCGTTCACCACGGGACCAAGCAACACCACGGCGACGGTCTACTGCTACAAGAACGCCGGGACCGGCCCGGGCTTTTGCGACAACTTCAGCATCGTCAAGCTGACGAACCCCGCAAACCGGGTCGTGAACGGGGACTTCGAGACCGGCTCGCGAACGCCGTGGGGCCTGTCGTCGACGGTCCCCGTCAGTGTGACGGCCTCAGCTGCCCACAGTGGGTCGTTCGGGCTCCTGACCGGAGCGGCGAACAGTGGGGTGCAACAGACGATCAGCGGGCTCCAGCCAGGCACGACGTACGTGCTCACCGGGTGGCTGCGCGCCGCGTCTGCCGAGCAGATTGCTCTCGGCGTCAAGTCTTTCGGCGCTGCCGAGTCATTCCACGCGCTGGCCGGGGCGACATACGGTCCGGCGGCAGTGGTGTTCACCACGGGCACTGCCAGCACGCAAGCAACCGTCTATTGCTACAAGGGCGCGGGATCGGCGGCGGGGGCATGCGATGACCTCGCGGTGACCGCGGTGGGCTAG
- a CDS encoding alpha-L-fucosidase, whose amino-acid sequence MTLPLINPDDLPDQVDVSNNTAALAAVKQVIDAGPYDSTWESLQRYRSPLWYHDGKFGIFLHWGVFSVPAFGDEWYSRSMYLEGTKAFEHHVETYGPQNAFGYKDFIPSFTMDKFRPDDWAALFKEAGAQFVVPVAEHHDGFALYDTDRSRWSVTNMGPRQDVFRQLGDAVDHAWMVVGASSHRAEHWFFMNGGSRFDSDVRDPAYADFYGPAQREEIAPNERFLEDWLLRCVEIVDKYRPQIFYFDWWIESPAFEPYLRRFAAYYYNRAAEWGREVVINFKWNAFAKGSAVYDIERGTMGGIRDDVWQNDTSVSRTSWSWVEGHEYKGAHELIAELADTVSKNGVLLLNVGPKPDGTIPEEERRLLQAIGEWLTRNGEAIYGSRPWTIPGEGPTVVTVGSFVDSSSPEYTAADVRFTTRTHVTGDYVYATLLAHPEDGVARIRSFGSGAGLLTRGIREVRVLGSADEVAWQRSAESLDVTLPAQSQTAAGPVVRLYLEDEARLPRHDFLHG is encoded by the coding sequence ATGACGTTGCCCTTGATCAACCCTGACGACCTCCCCGATCAGGTCGATGTTTCTAATAACACCGCAGCCTTGGCCGCCGTGAAGCAGGTCATCGACGCCGGGCCCTACGACTCGACCTGGGAGTCGCTGCAGAGGTACCGGTCACCTCTGTGGTACCACGACGGCAAGTTCGGGATCTTCCTCCACTGGGGAGTGTTCTCCGTCCCCGCCTTTGGCGACGAGTGGTACTCCCGCTCCATGTACCTCGAAGGGACGAAGGCATTCGAGCATCACGTCGAGACCTACGGACCGCAGAATGCGTTCGGCTACAAGGACTTCATCCCGAGCTTCACGATGGACAAGTTCCGGCCCGACGACTGGGCCGCGCTGTTTAAGGAGGCCGGCGCGCAGTTCGTGGTGCCGGTGGCCGAGCACCACGACGGTTTCGCCCTGTACGACACCGATCGTTCGCGGTGGAGCGTGACGAATATGGGCCCGCGCCAGGACGTGTTTCGTCAGCTCGGCGACGCGGTCGATCATGCGTGGATGGTTGTCGGCGCGTCGAGTCATCGCGCAGAGCACTGGTTCTTCATGAACGGGGGCAGCCGCTTCGACTCCGACGTTCGCGATCCCGCCTACGCGGACTTCTACGGTCCGGCCCAGCGTGAGGAGATCGCGCCGAATGAGCGCTTCCTCGAGGACTGGCTTCTGAGGTGTGTCGAGATCGTCGACAAGTACCGGCCGCAGATCTTCTACTTCGACTGGTGGATAGAGTCGCCGGCCTTCGAGCCGTATCTGCGTCGTTTCGCCGCGTACTACTACAACCGCGCCGCCGAGTGGGGTCGTGAGGTCGTCATTAATTTCAAGTGGAACGCCTTCGCGAAGGGGAGCGCTGTCTACGACATCGAACGCGGGACCATGGGCGGTATCCGCGACGACGTTTGGCAGAACGACACGTCGGTGTCGCGCACCTCCTGGAGCTGGGTTGAGGGACACGAGTACAAGGGCGCGCACGAGCTGATTGCCGAGCTGGCTGACACCGTGTCGAAGAACGGCGTGCTCCTTTTGAACGTCGGACCGAAGCCAGATGGCACCATCCCGGAAGAGGAACGTCGGCTCCTCCAGGCCATCGGGGAGTGGCTGACGCGAAACGGCGAAGCGATCTACGGCAGCCGGCCGTGGACGATTCCCGGCGAGGGCCCGACCGTGGTCACGGTCGGCTCATTCGTTGACAGCTCCTCGCCCGAGTACACGGCCGCGGATGTTCGTTTCACGACACGGACGCACGTCACCGGCGACTACGTTTACGCGACATTGCTTGCACATCCCGAGGACGGGGTCGCGCGAATCCGATCGTTTGGGAGCGGCGCCGGCCTCCTTACCCGAGGCATCCGGGAGGTTCGAGTGCTCGGTTCTGCCGATGAGGTTGCTTGGCAGCGATCCGCTGAGTCGCTTGATGTGACGTTGCCGGCCCAATCGCAGACCGCAGCGGGTCCGGTCGTGCGGCTCTACCTCGAAGACGAGGCTCGCCTACCCCGTCACGACTTCTTGCACGGATGA
- a CDS encoding serine hydrolase domain-containing protein: MTSSSVNTDPDAPLTVSGFVAEGYEKVAQAFAAAIAKTTRGGAALAIQVGGETVADLWGGYADHATGRLWQRETSTVVFSCSKGLVAVLAAQLVAEGRLDLDARVASYWPEFAQGGKADVTVRHLLSHRAGLPYPVRDLSKQDIVDWYPVVEELAAQAPLWETGRNWAYHALTYGWLVGEVLRRVSGKSVGTMLQERLAGPMGAEAWFGVPADRRAGVANIAPSTELTAEALDSDPNDLEIARCLTLGGAFPLGLVEPGKGFNDPDIQTADIPGAGAIATARGLASIWSSTVIETANTLPLDPSVIADMTAVQSSGASYFEPERLDTARWATGFMVDAPARPFLSSASFGHDGAGGQLAFADSEAKIGFGFVTNEMQGPDDGRAIDILEALRSITSK, from the coding sequence GTGACGAGCAGCAGTGTGAATACGGACCCCGATGCGCCCCTGACCGTTTCTGGTTTCGTCGCTGAGGGCTATGAGAAGGTCGCCCAAGCGTTCGCGGCTGCTATCGCCAAGACCACGCGCGGAGGCGCGGCGCTGGCAATCCAGGTGGGCGGGGAAACCGTCGCTGACCTGTGGGGAGGTTACGCAGACCACGCCACAGGTCGCCTCTGGCAGAGGGAGACATCCACCGTGGTCTTCTCGTGCAGCAAAGGGTTGGTGGCGGTCCTTGCTGCGCAGTTGGTGGCCGAGGGCAGGCTCGATCTCGACGCTCGTGTCGCCAGCTACTGGCCGGAGTTCGCGCAAGGAGGGAAGGCCGACGTGACGGTCCGGCACCTGCTCTCTCACCGGGCGGGCCTTCCTTATCCCGTGCGGGATCTGAGCAAACAAGACATCGTTGATTGGTATCCCGTGGTTGAAGAGCTAGCCGCTCAAGCCCCGCTGTGGGAAACCGGGCGGAATTGGGCCTATCACGCGCTGACCTATGGTTGGCTCGTCGGCGAGGTGCTACGACGGGTGAGCGGAAAGAGCGTTGGTACCATGCTGCAGGAAAGGCTCGCGGGTCCCATGGGCGCGGAGGCGTGGTTCGGCGTTCCTGCGGACCGGCGTGCAGGCGTGGCTAATATCGCTCCGTCCACCGAACTGACCGCGGAGGCGCTTGACTCTGACCCTAATGACCTCGAGATCGCCCGTTGCCTCACCCTCGGCGGCGCGTTCCCTCTCGGATTGGTTGAGCCGGGAAAGGGCTTCAACGACCCTGATATTCAAACTGCGGACATTCCGGGAGCAGGAGCGATCGCCACCGCGCGCGGGCTGGCTTCCATCTGGTCTTCCACGGTGATCGAAACAGCGAACACGCTGCCGCTCGACCCATCGGTCATTGCGGACATGACAGCGGTTCAGTCCAGCGGAGCGTCCTACTTCGAGCCGGAACGGCTGGACACTGCGCGTTGGGCGACCGGATTCATGGTGGATGCCCCCGCGCGTCCTTTCCTGAGCTCGGCCTCGTTCGGTCACGACGGTGCCGGCGGCCAGTTGGCCTTCGCTGATTCAGAGGCGAAGATCGGGTTCGGGTTCGTCACTAACGAGATGCAGGGTCCGGACGACGGCCGAGCCATCGACATTCTCGAGGCTCTCCGAAGTATCACCTCTAAGTGA
- a CDS encoding 2-hydroxyacid dehydrogenase yields the protein MSRVVVTGRIPETALEKLRAEHEVDAWEGPESIGREELLRRVAGADAVVSLLTERIDAELLDAAGPQLKVVANVAVGYDNIDVPACTERGVVATNTPGVLTEATADIALGLILSVTRRLGEGERLIRSGQAWKWGMFFLLGSSLQGKTLGVVGMGGIGQATARRAKAFGMEIVYQSRREIDPVLADEPGARRVELDELLATSDIVSLHCPYGPATHHLIGAEQLAAMKSSAYLINTARGPIVDEAALASALRDGQIAGAGLDVFENEPSVHPGLVELENVVLVPHLGSATVETRTAMAMLAADNTLAVLSDEQPPAPIN from the coding sequence ATGAGCCGGGTAGTCGTTACGGGACGTATACCCGAAACCGCACTCGAAAAGCTGCGCGCAGAGCACGAAGTAGACGCCTGGGAGGGTCCGGAGTCGATTGGCCGTGAGGAGCTCCTGCGCAGGGTGGCTGGCGCAGATGCCGTGGTTAGCTTGCTTACTGAACGTATCGACGCCGAACTGCTCGACGCCGCCGGACCGCAGCTCAAGGTCGTCGCCAACGTTGCCGTCGGCTATGACAACATCGACGTGCCCGCTTGCACCGAACGGGGCGTCGTCGCCACTAACACACCCGGCGTACTTACGGAGGCCACGGCCGACATCGCGCTTGGCCTCATCCTCTCAGTGACCCGACGGCTCGGCGAGGGGGAACGGCTCATCCGCTCCGGCCAGGCCTGGAAGTGGGGCATGTTCTTCCTGCTCGGCAGCAGCCTGCAAGGCAAGACCCTCGGCGTTGTTGGCATGGGCGGCATAGGCCAGGCTACCGCGCGCCGTGCCAAGGCCTTCGGCATGGAAATCGTCTACCAGTCACGCCGCGAGATCGACCCGGTACTTGCCGACGAACCGGGCGCCCGCCGGGTCGAGCTCGATGAGTTGCTGGCCACCTCCGACATCGTCTCGTTGCACTGCCCCTACGGTCCTGCCACGCATCATCTGATCGGCGCCGAGCAGCTCGCCGCGATGAAGAGCTCGGCATACCTCATCAACACCGCGCGCGGACCGATCGTCGATGAAGCAGCCCTCGCTTCTGCCCTTCGCGACGGGCAGATCGCGGGCGCCGGACTCGACGTTTTTGAGAACGAGCCCAGCGTGCACCCTGGTTTGGTCGAGCTCGAGAACGTGGTGCTCGTACCGCACTTGGGCTCCGCCACCGTCGAGACGCGCACAGCGATGGCGATGCTCGCAGCCGACAACACCCTGGCCGTGCTCAGCGACGAACAACCGCCCGCACCGATCAACTAG
- a CDS encoding pyridoxal phosphate-dependent aminotransferase: protein MQQLAHRLERLGTETAFSVAQAAAAWKAKGNLVFPFHLGDINIPTAPHIVEAMNRAIADGYTGYCPGPGIPQLREALAEDLGTRRGIEFSPDNVVVMTGGKPVITKFLQAVMNPGQEVLYPNPGFPIYESQIEYLGGTAVPYSYVPTSTGFAIDIDQVRASITPNTVAIIYNDLQNPISAESTAAERAAIAQLAQEHDLWVLSDEAYFETRYEGVSSSIASLPGMAERTVILYTFSKKFAMTGSRLGCAVAPIEIARILSTLNTNDESCTTHYVQWAGIEALRGTQEPVQQMLDILRVRRDAACQLVNDIAGMHVAVPQSTFYLFPDVTEVMQRMGYNAVGDFASAALYETGVSFCTREHFGRRQPGEERQYIRLAYSGIDVADINDGLGRLRKWIETA, encoded by the coding sequence ATGCAGCAACTCGCGCACCGGCTCGAACGTCTGGGCACCGAAACTGCCTTCAGCGTCGCCCAAGCCGCAGCCGCCTGGAAGGCGAAGGGGAACCTTGTGTTCCCCTTCCATCTCGGTGACATCAACATCCCGACGGCGCCACATATCGTCGAAGCGATGAACCGCGCCATCGCCGACGGCTATACGGGCTACTGCCCCGGCCCCGGCATACCTCAGTTGCGCGAGGCCCTCGCTGAAGATCTCGGGACCCGCCGGGGTATCGAGTTTTCTCCCGACAACGTCGTGGTGATGACAGGCGGCAAGCCTGTTATCACGAAGTTCCTGCAGGCGGTCATGAACCCCGGCCAGGAAGTGCTATATCCCAATCCCGGCTTCCCGATTTACGAATCGCAGATCGAATACCTCGGCGGCACAGCTGTGCCCTACAGCTACGTGCCCACTAGCACGGGCTTCGCGATCGACATCGACCAGGTGCGCGCATCGATCACCCCGAATACTGTCGCAATCATCTACAACGACCTGCAGAACCCAATCTCGGCAGAGTCGACGGCGGCCGAGCGGGCGGCAATCGCGCAGCTCGCTCAGGAGCATGATCTCTGGGTCCTCTCCGATGAGGCGTACTTCGAGACGCGCTATGAGGGTGTCTCGAGCTCGATCGCGTCACTTCCCGGGATGGCGGAGCGCACCGTGATCCTTTACACCTTCAGCAAGAAGTTCGCTATGACCGGGTCCCGCCTGGGCTGCGCCGTCGCCCCTATCGAGATTGCCAGAATCCTGAGCACACTCAACACCAATGACGAGTCGTGCACGACGCACTATGTGCAATGGGCGGGCATCGAAGCGCTCCGTGGCACACAGGAACCTGTACAGCAGATGCTCGATATCCTGCGCGTCCGCCGGGATGCCGCATGCCAGCTCGTGAACGACATCGCCGGCATGCACGTCGCCGTGCCGCAGTCGACGTTCTACCTGTTCCCCGACGTCACCGAGGTCATGCAGCGCATGGGTTACAACGCGGTTGGCGATTTCGCCTCCGCAGCCCTGTACGAAACCGGCGTCTCCTTCTGCACACGTGAGCACTTCGGCCGCCGCCAGCCCGGCGAGGAGCGTCAGTACATCCGCCTCGCCTACTCCGGCATCGACGTCGCCGATATCAACGACGGCCTCGGCCGCCTGCGCAAATGGATCGAGACGGCATGA